The Paenibacillus spongiae nucleotide sequence CCCGCAAGCGAAGACATTCATGAGCCGCACTGTATCATGCACAGGCAACGAGTTCTGCAACCTCGCTGTTGTTGAAACGAAAGAACTCGCCCGCGATGTTGCGGAATACCTGGATGCACATGTAGAACTGGATGAGAAAATCCGCATCCACATTATCGGATGTCCTAACGCTTGCGGACAGAAGCATATTGCGGACATCGGCTTGCAGGGCGCACTGATCCGTACCCCAGATGGTACGGTCGATGCCTTTGATATCGCAGTTGGCGGTATACTCGGACCTGGAGCGAAGTTTAACACAACGCTCAAAGGCCGCGTCAAAAGCACCGAAATCGGCAGCGTCTTGGCGAAGCTCATTACCTTCTATAAGGATAACCGCGAAGCCGGCGAATCGTTCCATAACTATGTAAATCGGGTCGGAGCAGCCGCATTCCAAGAAAAACTAAACGACTGCCTCGCCCAGCCCACATCCGCTTAAATAAAGTTAAATTAGAATCCTCTGCGAAGTATCCTATAATACTGGCAGAGGATTTCAAGTGAGAGATACAGGAAGCCCTCTGAATACCCGCATATGATGCGTCGTATCCAGAGGGCTTCTTTCAAAGTACCGACTTGTTCTGCGCGAGGATAACCCTGCCCGCTCCTTGCTCCTAATCCGCTCGGCCAGCCGCTACGCCTTCCGATGCCATGTTCGCATCTTTCGTCCGCTTGCTGTCCCGCTCCAGAATCGGCTTCAAGTAGCGGCCCGTGTAGGAGCCCTCGACTTTGACCACTTGCTCCGGCGTACCGGTGGCTACGATTGAACCGCCGCCGCTCCCGCCCTCAGGACCAAGATCGATCAAATAGTCGGCTGTCTTGATGACATCCAAGTTATGCTCGATGACCAGGACCGATTCTCCAGACTCCACTAGACGGTGCAATATAATGAGCAGCCGGTCGATGTCGTCTACATGCAGACCTGTCGTAGGTTCATCGAGAATGTACATCGTCTTGCCCGTACTCCGCCGGTACAGCTCAGCCGCTAATTTGACCCGTTGCGCCTCGCCGCCGGACATCGTCGTCGCTGGCTGACCTAATGTCATGTAACCCAGACCTACATCCAATAACGTCTTCAGCTTGCGATGAATACGCGGTACGTTCACGAAGAAATCACACGCGTGCTCAATGGTCATCTGAAGCAGGTCGGCAATGTTCTTGCCTTTGTATTTAATGTCGAGCGTCTCCCGGTTATACCGTTTGCCCTTACAAATCTCGCAAGGCACGTAAACATCGGGAAGGAAGTGCATCTCGATCTTAATGATACCGTCTCCGCGGCAGGCTTCGCAGCGCCCGCCCTTGACGTTAAAGCTGAATCGCCCCTTCTTATAGCCGCGAACCTTGGATTCGGTTGTCGTCGCATACAAATCCCGAATATCGTCGAATACGCCAGTGTACGTCGCCGGGTTCGAGCGCGGTGTCCGGCCGATCGGAGACTGGTCGATTTCGATCACCTTATCGATATGCTCAAGACCGCGTATTTCCTTATGCTGCCCCGGACGGAGCTTCGCTTTGTTCAAATCTCTGGCAAGCGTCTTGTACAGAATCTCGTTCACAAGCGTCGACTTGCCTGAGCCGGAAACGCCTGTAACGGCGGTGAACACCCCAAGCGGAACCTTCACATTAATGCCGCGCAGGTTGTTCTCCTTCGCACCGCGGATTTCCAGCCACTTCTCGCCCGTCGAACGGCGCTGAAGCGGTACGGGAATGAACTTGCGGCCGCTCAAATAGGCGCCCGTCAGCGACTTCTCGGAATCCATCACTTCAGCCGGCGTACCTTCCGCGACAACCGTGCCGCCATGGATCCCTGCGCCCGGCCCGATATCAATAATATAATCGGCAGCCATCATAGTGTCCTCGTCATGCTCGACAACAATAAGCGTATTGCCCAGATTACGCATATGTTCCAATGTCTGGATCAGCTTGTCGTTGTCCCGCTGATGAAGCCCGATGCTCGGCTCATCCAGAATGTACAGGACACCCATCAGGCTGGAGCCGATCTGAGTCGCCAGACGGATACGCTGTGCTTCGCCGCCCGACAACGTGCCTGCCGCCCGATTAAGCGTCAAATATTCCAGCCCGACATTGACCAGGAAGCCCAGCCGGCTGTTGATTTCCTTCAGAATCAATTGTGCGATGGCGCGCTCCTTCTCCGTCAGTTCAATGCCGCTGAAGAATCTCTGCGCATCGCCAATAGAGAGCGAGGTCACATAGGATATATTCTGTTCGCCGACGGAGACAGCCAAGCTTTCCTTGCGAAGACGATGGCCTTTACAGCCGCCGCAAGGCTTGGCGCTCATATATTGTTCAATATGCTCGCGGATGCCGTCCGAGCCCGTCTCACGATAACGGCGCTCCAAATTGTGCACGATGCCCTCGAATGGCACATGAGCTTCCTTCGAATGGCCAAAATCATTCTCGTAACGGAACCGGACACGCTCGCCGCCTGTTCCGAACATTAGCTTCTTCATATGCTCGTCCGTCAGCTCGCTGACCGGCACGTCCATCGGAATGCCGTAATGCTCGCACACCGCTTGAAGGAATTGCGGGTAATAGTTGGACGTGCTTCCCGCCCAAGC carries:
- the uvrA gene encoding excinuclease ABC subunit UvrA, with product MASDSIVIKGARAHNLKNIDVTIPRDKFIVLTGLSGSGKSSLAFDTIYAEGQRRYVESLSAYARQFLGQMEKPDVDSIDGLSPAISIDQKTTSRNPRSTVGTVTEIYDYLRLLFARVGKPHCPEHGIEITAQTVEQIVDRIMEYPERTRLQIMAPIVSGRKGEHTKLLADVSKQGFVRVRINGELRDLGEKIELEKNKKHNIEVVVDRIVIKEDIHTRLADSIETALKLSDGQVLVDVMEKEELLFSSKLACPQCGFSIDELAPRMFSFNSPFGACPDCDGLGAKMIVDPDLLVPDNRKSVEGGAFEAWAGSTSNYYPQFLQAVCEHYGIPMDVPVSELTDEHMKKLMFGTGGERVRFRYENDFGHSKEAHVPFEGIVHNLERRYRETGSDGIREHIEQYMSAKPCGGCKGHRLRKESLAVSVGEQNISYVTSLSIGDAQRFFSGIELTEKERAIAQLILKEINSRLGFLVNVGLEYLTLNRAAGTLSGGEAQRIRLATQIGSSLMGVLYILDEPSIGLHQRDNDKLIQTLEHMRNLGNTLIVVEHDEDTMMAADYIIDIGPGAGIHGGTVVAEGTPAEVMDSEKSLTGAYLSGRKFIPVPLQRRSTGEKWLEIRGAKENNLRGINVKVPLGVFTAVTGVSGSGKSTLVNEILYKTLARDLNKAKLRPGQHKEIRGLEHIDKVIEIDQSPIGRTPRSNPATYTGVFDDIRDLYATTTESKVRGYKKGRFSFNVKGGRCEACRGDGIIKIEMHFLPDVYVPCEICKGKRYNRETLDIKYKGKNIADLLQMTIEHACDFFVNVPRIHRKLKTLLDVGLGYMTLGQPATTMSGGEAQRVKLAAELYRRSTGKTMYILDEPTTGLHVDDIDRLLIILHRLVESGESVLVIEHNLDVIKTADYLIDLGPEGGSGGGSIVATGTPEQVVKVEGSYTGRYLKPILERDSKRTKDANMASEGVAAGRAD